A single window of Oreochromis aureus strain Israel breed Guangdong linkage group 5, ZZ_aureus, whole genome shotgun sequence DNA harbors:
- the LOC116333858 gene encoding SUZ domain-containing protein 1-like — MEDEEVAESWEEAADSGEIERRLEAKLKINQEAKKSNLKSASSPVRTAVVVQDDSLPAAPPPQIRILKRPTNNGNTGNPAASSRPAQQMKSLAQREAEYAEARRRILGSASSEETPQDNQCQDRPACMSAQQPLEPVRSNNHVIRQPNGPDGTSGFRLCR; from the exons GAAATTGAGAGAAGACTTGAGGCAAAGCTGAAAATAAATCAGGAAGCAAA GAAGTCCAATTTGAAATCAGCCAGTTCACCTGTACGAACTGCTGTCGTAGTCCAAGATGACTCTCTCCCAGCAGCACCACCACCTCAAATCCGAATTTTAAAGCGCCCTACAAATAACGGCAACACAGGAAACCCCGCTGCCTCGTCGCGTCCCGCTCAGCAGATGAAGTCTCTGGCCCAGAGAGAGGCAGAGTATGCAGAAGCCCGAAGGAGGATTTTGGGTAGTGCTTCTTCAGAAGAGACGCCTCAGGACAATCAGTGCCAGGACAG GCCAGCTTGTATGAGTGCGCAGCAACCACTGGAACCAGTTCGTTCAAACAACCATGTGATCCGTCAACCCAACGGCCCGGATGGCACCTCAGGCTTCCGACTGTGCAGATAG